The proteins below are encoded in one region of Shewanella algae:
- a CDS encoding ATP-binding protein, producing MSDVLRQPAEVIYQAELDALKEEDHGQKPENWQLTPKSVVKYLLGGTTDSGVSISPKYIGNRRLIETAVATLATDRALLLLGVPGTAKSWVSEHLAAAISGNSTQVIQCTAGTDENQIRYGWNYAQLLAKGPSKDALVPTPLFRAMESGTLCRLEELTRMGSDVQDTLITVLSEKMLPVPELNDAVFAKRGFNIIATANNRDKGVNELSSALKRRFNVVVLPLPDDMEQEVEIIRRRVVEMGQSLSLPVPASASSEIEKVVTIFRELRSGATLDGKMALKVPSGNLSTAEAIAVMVGGLSQAAWFGDGQLGAADVGANLVGAIVKDPVQDKLVLEEYLETVLKKRSDYSSYYHSINELL from the coding sequence ATGAGTGACGTATTAAGGCAACCGGCGGAAGTCATTTATCAAGCCGAGCTGGATGCTCTGAAAGAAGAAGATCATGGCCAAAAGCCTGAGAATTGGCAACTGACGCCTAAAAGTGTGGTCAAGTATCTACTCGGTGGCACTACGGATTCCGGGGTGTCTATCAGCCCCAAATACATAGGCAATCGTCGCCTTATCGAAACAGCGGTTGCGACTTTGGCCACTGACAGGGCGCTGTTGCTCCTTGGGGTACCGGGTACTGCCAAGTCCTGGGTGTCCGAGCATCTGGCTGCGGCTATTTCGGGCAACAGTACCCAGGTGATCCAATGCACTGCAGGCACAGATGAAAACCAAATTCGTTACGGTTGGAACTATGCTCAGCTGCTTGCCAAAGGCCCCAGTAAGGACGCCTTGGTGCCGACACCACTGTTCCGGGCCATGGAGTCTGGTACCTTGTGCCGTCTGGAGGAATTGACCCGCATGGGTTCGGATGTCCAGGATACCCTGATAACCGTATTGTCTGAAAAAATGTTGCCGGTGCCCGAGCTGAACGATGCTGTGTTTGCCAAGCGAGGTTTCAATATCATAGCTACCGCCAATAACCGCGATAAAGGTGTGAATGAGCTGTCTTCGGCACTCAAGCGGCGCTTCAACGTAGTAGTGTTGCCGCTACCCGATGATATGGAGCAAGAAGTAGAGATCATTCGTCGCCGGGTGGTCGAGATGGGTCAAAGCCTGTCACTGCCGGTGCCCGCCAGTGCCAGCAGTGAAATTGAGAAAGTGGTAACTATCTTCCGCGAACTGAGAAGCGGCGCTACCTTGGATGGCAAGATGGCGCTCAAGGTGCCTTCGGGGAATCTGTCCACTGCCGAGGCTATTGCCGTGATGGTTGGCGGCTTGAGTCAGGCAGCCTGGTTCGGCGATGGTCAACTGGGAGCTGCTGACGTGGGAGCCAATCTGGTGGGCGCCATAGTGAAAGACCCTGTGCAGGACAAGTTGGTACTTGAGGAGTATCTCGAGACTGTGCTGAAAAAACGCAGTGATTACAGCTCCTATTACCACAGCATCAATGAACTGCTGTGA
- a CDS encoding DUF5682 family protein gives MKNIHYFGIRHHGPGSARRLVAALERLNPALVLIEGPADCSELVPFLASDEMKPPVALLSFVTDETGHSLYYPFAEYSPEYQACRWALNTNTEVRFIDLPVSVQLASRLQDIEPESEDDDDTATEADDTDSASLPEDSTAPYEGRLRQDPVSALALLAGYEDGESWWNHVIEQGSDDDPELFDALAQAMAELRSAMPNDSLREAQREAFMRLQIAEAAKQNAGPIAVVCGAWHLPGLKTKVSQKEDKAQLKSLPAKLAPKRVSSTWIPWTSPRLASESGYGAGVAAPMWYSHLWQHGYDEVSLTRWLTQVADMLRAAGLMVSTAAVIETLRLCHSLAAIRARPSPGFEEARDASIATMCGGEARWWQQISQQLLLGSRVGEIPADVPLAPLLDDLQRWQKKTRLKSEALPRELSLDLRSESGQLKSWFLHRLRLLDVPWGEQGSAGASRGTFRERWVIAWQPEFAVQLVENQIYGSSLVQAAAERTIQRMREQRQLGELANLVLEALEAELPRAVELGFELLAERAAHTVEGLDLLDCLPPLVDISRYGTSRNLSLAHVNELIERLAVQASLSLPIAVRQLNEDESNHYRLAVGRAHAQLELAQVADSVMEGWWQALIEVVNTGLCDAGVRGLCCRLLYQAKRLDEDYLAQLMAKMLSPANPIAEAKGFFEGFFSGAAERLLYDPRLRQSVDNWLLSLEEEAFVESLPLLRRVFAELDAMERRRLLDSLNAKAVAKGTEYSVNDALVPLWSAHLEGLGKLLAGDNQWMN, from the coding sequence ATGAAAAATATCCATTATTTTGGCATTCGCCACCATGGTCCGGGCTCGGCCCGGCGGCTGGTGGCGGCGCTGGAGCGGTTGAACCCGGCGTTGGTTCTGATAGAAGGACCGGCTGATTGCAGTGAACTGGTGCCATTTTTGGCCAGTGACGAGATGAAACCGCCGGTGGCTCTCTTGTCATTTGTCACCGATGAAACAGGCCACAGCCTCTATTATCCCTTTGCTGAATACTCGCCCGAGTATCAGGCGTGCCGCTGGGCATTGAACACCAATACCGAGGTACGTTTTATTGATTTGCCTGTATCTGTACAGTTGGCATCCAGGCTGCAGGATATTGAGCCTGAGTCGGAAGATGACGACGATACAGCGACAGAAGCTGACGATACAGATTCAGCCTCTCTTCCTGAAGATTCCACCGCGCCTTACGAGGGCCGGCTGCGTCAGGATCCTGTCTCAGCACTGGCCTTGCTTGCCGGTTATGAGGACGGTGAAAGTTGGTGGAATCATGTCATAGAACAGGGCAGTGATGACGATCCTGAGCTGTTTGATGCGTTGGCCCAGGCCATGGCCGAGCTCAGGAGTGCCATGCCCAACGACAGCTTGAGAGAAGCCCAGCGAGAAGCCTTTATGCGGCTGCAAATTGCCGAGGCAGCCAAACAAAACGCGGGACCAATCGCTGTGGTTTGCGGTGCCTGGCATCTGCCGGGGCTGAAGACCAAGGTTAGCCAGAAAGAAGATAAGGCACAATTGAAAAGCCTCCCGGCAAAACTGGCGCCCAAGCGGGTGAGTTCAACCTGGATCCCCTGGACCAGCCCAAGGCTCGCCAGTGAGTCTGGCTATGGGGCCGGGGTGGCCGCGCCCATGTGGTACAGCCACCTGTGGCAACACGGTTATGACGAGGTCTCTTTGACTCGTTGGCTAACCCAGGTTGCCGACATGTTGAGAGCGGCCGGGCTAATGGTTTCAACCGCCGCTGTGATTGAGACCCTGCGCCTGTGTCATAGTCTGGCGGCCATTCGCGCTCGTCCCAGTCCTGGATTCGAAGAGGCGCGGGATGCATCTATAGCCACTATGTGCGGCGGAGAAGCCAGGTGGTGGCAACAGATTTCGCAGCAACTCCTGCTCGGCTCCCGGGTGGGTGAAATACCCGCAGATGTGCCTTTGGCCCCCCTCTTGGATGACTTGCAGCGTTGGCAAAAGAAAACCCGTCTCAAGAGCGAGGCTTTGCCGCGGGAGCTTTCTCTCGACTTGCGCAGTGAGTCGGGCCAGCTGAAATCCTGGTTTTTGCATCGCCTGAGGCTGCTCGATGTGCCTTGGGGCGAGCAGGGCAGTGCCGGCGCCAGCCGAGGAACTTTCCGTGAGCGTTGGGTGATCGCCTGGCAACCTGAGTTTGCGGTGCAACTGGTTGAAAATCAAATCTATGGCAGTTCACTGGTACAGGCGGCAGCCGAACGTACTATCCAGCGCATGCGGGAGCAAAGACAACTGGGTGAGCTGGCAAACCTGGTGTTGGAGGCCTTGGAGGCTGAATTGCCCCGAGCGGTAGAGCTGGGCTTCGAACTGTTGGCCGAGCGTGCAGCACACACAGTCGAGGGCTTGGATCTGCTGGATTGTTTGCCTCCTCTGGTGGATATCAGCCGCTACGGTACCTCGAGAAACCTATCGCTGGCGCATGTCAATGAGTTGATTGAACGCTTGGCGGTGCAGGCATCTTTATCCTTGCCCATTGCTGTTCGCCAGTTGAATGAGGACGAAAGTAATCATTACCGGCTGGCCGTAGGCAGAGCACATGCCCAGTTGGAGTTGGCACAAGTGGCAGATTCTGTCATGGAGGGCTGGTGGCAGGCGCTAATCGAAGTGGTCAATACCGGCCTATGTGATGCGGGAGTCCGCGGGCTTTGCTGTCGCCTGCTGTATCAGGCCAAACGCCTGGATGAAGACTACCTGGCGCAATTAATGGCGAAAATGTTGTCACCGGCCAATCCGATTGCCGAAGCCAAGGGGTTCTTCGAGGGCTTCTTCAGCGGGGCTGCCGAACGCTTGCTTTACGACCCCAGATTGCGACAGTCGGTGGACAATTGGCTGCTGTCGCTTGAGGAAGAGGCGTTTGTCGAGAGTCTGCCGTTGCTGCGGCGGGTATTTGCCGAGTTGGATGCCATGGAGCGTCGCCGACTGCTGGATAGTCTCAATGCCAAAGCTGTGGCAAAAGGCACTGAGTATTCCGTTAATGATGCCTTGGTACCGCTCTGGTCTGCCCATCTGGAAGGGCTGGGCAAGTTGCTTGCAGGAGACAATCAATGGATGAATTGA
- a CDS encoding VWA domain-containing protein, with amino-acid sequence MDELMRQRRWQLALGAELEQAPLNGSDKRLNEALSALYGDGKHSEARRGGLGGSAPRVARWLGDIREFFPASVVQLVQRDAFERLGLKQMLMEPEFLQAMEADVHLVADLVSLGGMMPAQTMETARQVIRKVVDELLARLEQKTAEAIRGAVDKSKRSFRPRHADIDWHRTISANLRHYQPELGTVMPEKLVGYTRKQRRQVDLDEVILCVDQSGSMATSVVYSSIFAAVMASIPAVKTRLVCFDTAVVDLTDELADPVQVLFGVQLGGGTDINQAVAYCADKIERPSKTHLILITDLYEGGNEKELKARVAELLRREVNVITLLALSDDGRPAYDNQMAADFAAIGSPVFACTPDKFPELMATALKREDVLQWAADAGIATVRATE; translated from the coding sequence ATGGATGAATTGATGAGACAGCGTCGCTGGCAACTGGCCCTTGGCGCAGAATTGGAACAGGCGCCCCTCAATGGCAGCGACAAACGTTTGAATGAGGCGTTGTCGGCACTCTATGGTGACGGCAAACATTCAGAGGCACGTCGCGGGGGCTTGGGCGGCTCAGCACCCAGGGTGGCGCGTTGGCTTGGGGATATTCGCGAATTTTTCCCTGCTTCTGTGGTGCAGTTGGTGCAGCGGGATGCCTTCGAGCGCTTGGGCCTGAAACAGATGCTGATGGAGCCCGAGTTCCTGCAAGCTATGGAGGCCGATGTGCACTTGGTTGCGGATCTCGTCAGCCTCGGGGGCATGATGCCGGCGCAAACCATGGAAACGGCGCGGCAGGTCATTCGCAAGGTGGTAGATGAACTCCTGGCCAGGCTGGAACAAAAAACTGCCGAGGCTATTCGTGGTGCCGTGGATAAAAGCAAACGCAGTTTTCGTCCCCGTCATGCCGACATCGACTGGCACAGAACCATCAGTGCCAATTTACGCCACTACCAACCTGAGCTTGGCACTGTGATGCCGGAAAAACTGGTGGGCTATACCCGCAAGCAGCGGCGACAGGTGGATCTGGACGAGGTGATCCTTTGCGTCGATCAGTCCGGTTCCATGGCGACATCTGTGGTGTACAGTTCCATTTTTGCGGCTGTGATGGCCTCCATTCCAGCGGTGAAAACCCGGTTGGTGTGTTTTGATACTGCGGTAGTGGACCTTACTGATGAATTGGCCGACCCGGTGCAAGTGTTGTTTGGCGTGCAACTGGGTGGTGGCACAGATATTAACCAAGCGGTAGCTTACTGCGCCGACAAAATTGAGCGCCCATCCAAGACTCACCTTATCCTGATCACGGATCTCTATGAAGGGGGCAATGAAAAGGAGCTTAAGGCTCGGGTTGCTGAACTGCTGCGCCGCGAAGTGAATGTGATCACCCTGTTGGCGTTGAGCGACGATGGGCGTCCGGCTTATGACAACCAAATGGCTGCGGATTTTGCCGCAATCGGCAGCCCGGTGTTTGCCTGTACGCCGGACAAATTTCCCGAGTTGATGGCTACGGCGCTAAAAAGGGAGGATGTGCTGCAATGGGCGGCAGACGCCGGCATAGCCACGGTTAGAGCGACTGAGTAA
- a CDS encoding NTP transferase domain-containing protein produces MDTKLTLVIMAAGLGSRFGGDKQLAALGPNGETMLQLALSSAIKAGFARAVLVIRPELESEICRQLSGFLPSGFEWHLCYQTLDDLPQPISARQTGDITKRHSNRQKPWGTAHALWSARHLVDGPMAVITADDYYGDHAFVQLAEGLRQHPNEWMMVAWPLGLTLSEHGGVNRGLCEVNGKGYLTSVQEWLDIRQGTHGLEGELQGERRPIAADALVSMTCWGFSANIFAALELGLRRFLATHGDDLKAECYLPAIVQNAIEQPDPEPCQQQQNLATRSVRVETAREAWLGVTYPQDAARVKQQLQELMGA; encoded by the coding sequence ATGGATACAAAATTAACTCTGGTGATTATGGCCGCCGGGCTGGGAAGCCGTTTTGGCGGTGATAAACAGTTGGCGGCATTGGGGCCCAATGGGGAAACCATGCTGCAATTGGCGCTAAGCTCAGCCATCAAGGCCGGGTTTGCCCGCGCCGTGCTGGTTATCCGCCCTGAGCTTGAAAGCGAGATCTGTCGCCAGTTAAGCGGTTTCCTGCCTTCCGGGTTTGAGTGGCACCTTTGTTATCAGACGCTGGACGATCTGCCACAGCCGATATCGGCAAGGCAGACAGGGGATATCACAAAGCGCCACAGTAACAGGCAAAAACCCTGGGGCACGGCGCATGCCCTCTGGAGTGCCAGGCATCTGGTCGATGGCCCCATGGCAGTGATCACCGCAGATGATTATTATGGCGATCATGCCTTTGTGCAGTTGGCTGAGGGGCTTAGGCAACATCCCAATGAATGGATGATGGTGGCCTGGCCGCTGGGACTGACCTTGTCCGAGCATGGCGGGGTGAATCGTGGCCTGTGTGAGGTCAATGGGAAGGGTTACCTGACTTCGGTGCAGGAGTGGCTCGATATTCGTCAAGGCACCCATGGCCTTGAGGGAGAGCTTCAGGGTGAACGCCGGCCGATAGCCGCCGATGCCTTGGTATCCATGACCTGCTGGGGCTTTTCGGCGAATATATTTGCCGCACTGGAGCTGGGGCTCAGACGCTTTTTGGCAACCCATGGCGATGATCTTAAAGCCGAGTGTTATCTGCCTGCGATAGTGCAAAATGCAATTGAGCAGCCAGACCCAGAGCCGTGCCAACAACAGCAAAACCTTGCCACCCGTAGTGTCAGGGTGGAAACCGCCCGCGAGGCCTGGTTGGGAGTGACATATCCCCAGGACGCCGCCCGGGTGAAACAGCAATTACAGGAGTTAATGGGTGCTTGA
- a CDS encoding phosphotransferase enzyme family protein: MLELIRQQVLPHFGIPDNAKISPLGNGHINDTFLIRSADSELVLQKINTQVFRAPNALVNNAAKVSEHLSQCAAQGGYQLQLIRPVMTREQQLAVDLGEQGFWRAISYLPFSQSIEVVRSEAEAEQAARAFGHFARALSQVDPHELEDVIPLFHHLPGRIEALSKAVAEDPLGRLQHCRQWAELALSQQSLLAELEDTCAGLPLRICHNDTKINNMLFDKRDMSSMAIIDLDTCMKGFLMYDFGDMVRTFCSPEAEDSTALDKVRVRPEVFAAICRGYLAELGEVLTPLERQSLWLGARVICLMIGVRFLTDYLLGDKYFHIHREGHNLDRAANQFTLYLSLLQQSEALKACLV, encoded by the coding sequence GTGCTTGAGCTTATCCGGCAGCAGGTGCTGCCTCACTTCGGGATCCCTGACAATGCCAAAATCAGCCCACTGGGCAATGGCCATATCAACGACACTTTTCTGATCCGCAGCGCCGATAGCGAACTTGTGCTGCAAAAGATCAACACTCAGGTATTTCGTGCGCCCAACGCCTTGGTCAATAATGCGGCCAAGGTCAGCGAGCATTTGAGTCAGTGTGCTGCGCAAGGCGGCTATCAACTGCAGCTGATAAGGCCTGTGATGACCCGCGAGCAGCAGTTGGCGGTGGATCTCGGTGAACAGGGATTCTGGCGCGCCATCAGTTATCTGCCTTTCAGTCAGAGCATCGAAGTGGTGCGCTCTGAGGCCGAGGCCGAACAGGCGGCGCGGGCCTTTGGCCATTTCGCCCGCGCCCTGAGCCAAGTAGACCCCCATGAACTGGAAGATGTGATCCCTCTGTTTCACCATCTGCCGGGCAGAATCGAAGCGCTTTCCAAGGCGGTTGCCGAGGACCCGCTTGGGCGCCTGCAGCACTGTCGGCAGTGGGCAGAGTTGGCCTTGTCCCAGCAATCGTTGCTTGCGGAGCTTGAAGATACCTGTGCCGGTTTGCCGCTGCGGATTTGCCACAACGACACCAAGATCAACAACATGCTGTTCGACAAGCGTGATATGTCCAGCATGGCCATCATAGATCTCGACACCTGCATGAAGGGTTTCCTGATGTATGACTTCGGCGACATGGTGCGCACCTTCTGCTCGCCCGAGGCTGAAGATTCCACTGCACTCGATAAGGTTAGAGTCAGGCCCGAAGTGTTTGCCGCCATCTGCCGGGGTTACCTGGCAGAGCTGGGCGAGGTGTTGACGCCACTGGAGCGCCAGAGCCTATGGCTGGGTGCCCGGGTGATTTGTCTTATGATAGGTGTGCGTTTCCTCACCGACTATCTGTTGGGGGATAAGTATTTCCATATCCATCGCGAAGGCCACAACCTGGACAGAGCCGCCAACCAGTTCACCCTCTATCTCAGCTTATTGCAGCAGAGCGAGGCCCTTAAGGCGTGTTTGGTTTGA
- a CDS encoding HNH endonuclease, with translation MYWWVNHKQTFKQEIDDGYIWSPKCKTNGQRNYSYDNLPRTQVGDIVFSYANAKLQAIGSVTQTCQTAPKPDFGSSGSQWSDEGWLVLIRWQRLSNPLRPKDFLQDLAPHFPSKYSPLQANGNGNQCCYLAEISNSFARQLLSLCLKHEWDYTRRSDIDRLFRDLDIESINSSSGSETTKQQLIDARRGHGTYRRQLERVEQGCRVTGVSEPHYLIASHIKPWAVADNKERLDPYNGLLLSPHVDILFNNGDISFSCKGEMLLAAPERLKPILQKWHIKYPCNIGQLHPKQLKYLNFHREFVFKKPRKNEQE, from the coding sequence ATGTATTGGTGGGTTAATCACAAACAAACCTTCAAGCAAGAGATTGATGATGGTTACATTTGGTCTCCCAAATGTAAAACGAATGGACAAAGAAATTACAGCTACGACAATCTACCTAGAACTCAAGTTGGTGATATTGTTTTCTCCTACGCCAACGCAAAACTACAAGCCATAGGCTCAGTCACCCAAACGTGTCAAACAGCCCCTAAACCTGACTTTGGAAGTTCAGGAAGTCAGTGGAGCGATGAAGGATGGTTGGTCTTGATTCGTTGGCAAAGGCTTTCTAACCCTTTACGGCCAAAAGATTTTCTGCAAGACCTCGCTCCTCATTTTCCCTCTAAGTATTCACCTCTTCAGGCGAATGGAAATGGTAACCAATGTTGCTACCTGGCAGAGATCAGCAATTCATTTGCTAGGCAACTGCTGAGTCTGTGCCTTAAACATGAATGGGACTATACCCGCAGATCTGATATTGATCGCCTCTTTAGAGACCTAGACATAGAATCCATTAATAGCTCTAGTGGATCAGAGACCACTAAACAACAGTTAATTGATGCTAGAAGAGGCCATGGAACCTATAGAAGGCAATTAGAGCGAGTCGAGCAAGGGTGCAGAGTTACTGGAGTATCAGAGCCTCATTATCTCATCGCTAGCCATATCAAACCATGGGCCGTAGCCGACAATAAAGAACGCCTGGATCCTTATAACGGCCTATTGCTTTCACCCCATGTGGATATACTCTTTAACAATGGGGATATTAGCTTTTCTTGCAAAGGCGAAATGTTGCTGGCGGCCCCTGAGAGGCTGAAGCCAATCTTGCAAAAATGGCACATAAAATACCCTTGTAACATCGGGCAGCTGCACCCTAAGCAGTTAAAATATCTGAATTTCCATAGGGAGTTCGTGTTTAAAAAACCACGGAAAAATGAGCAAGAATAA
- a CDS encoding SWIM zinc finger family protein — protein MELPLQVVQDLAPDQSSLGAAKKLLNTSKWPMLGVASELNSIWGQCQGSGANPYLTMADVVDHGYKCTCPSRKFPCKHVLALMWIFSESQDSFNESTPPDWVGEWLSRRRRSSATATEDNKPSVAKNIATAGDEEPMLSPEQLAKNAAQKQKRALAAQQASEQSIREGLAELELWIRDQQRTGLSGLLKDLRPRVRRIAARLVDAKASALASRVDELPSLLAGLPFERQLARLIEELGIWVLLSRAWRINPQDPDVRRALVGAENREQLLANVATGVSGRWLCLGERIETRRDGLVSHATWLWPLDGQCSSGAMLLDYYPATAGKREASLRAGTLLEGELVFYPSRAPQRAILTRYQILAPEAVSWPAASAMTPEQALFTLRRTLPWETSVPLVLGPCSLQQTEDGGYWLSVEEQLIPVKGRDLPPLAQGDLQGAFVCWRGDGAELLSVCTSAWGVISC, from the coding sequence ATGGAACTCCCATTACAGGTAGTGCAGGACCTGGCCCCGGATCAGTCATCTCTGGGGGCTGCCAAAAAGCTGCTCAATACATCCAAGTGGCCCATGTTGGGCGTAGCCTCTGAACTCAATAGTATTTGGGGGCAGTGCCAGGGATCGGGTGCCAATCCCTACCTCACCATGGCAGATGTGGTCGACCATGGCTACAAGTGTACCTGCCCATCTAGAAAATTCCCGTGTAAACATGTGCTTGCATTGATGTGGATCTTCAGTGAAAGCCAAGACAGCTTCAATGAGTCAACCCCGCCCGATTGGGTTGGGGAATGGTTGTCCCGTCGTCGTCGCAGTTCTGCCACCGCAACTGAGGATAACAAGCCCTCGGTGGCGAAGAATATCGCCACCGCCGGTGATGAAGAGCCAATGCTCAGCCCGGAGCAACTCGCCAAGAATGCCGCGCAAAAGCAAAAGCGGGCTTTGGCGGCGCAGCAAGCCAGCGAGCAAAGCATACGCGAAGGGTTGGCTGAGCTTGAGCTGTGGATCCGCGATCAACAGCGAACCGGTCTTTCCGGACTGCTTAAGGATTTACGCCCCAGGGTTCGACGCATTGCCGCAAGGTTGGTGGATGCTAAAGCGAGTGCCTTGGCATCCCGAGTCGATGAATTACCGTCCTTGTTGGCTGGACTGCCGTTTGAGCGGCAACTGGCCCGGCTGATAGAAGAACTGGGGATCTGGGTCTTGCTTTCCCGGGCCTGGCGAATCAATCCGCAGGATCCCGATGTTCGGCGGGCGCTGGTTGGGGCGGAAAATCGAGAACAGCTGCTGGCCAATGTCGCAACCGGGGTCAGTGGCCGCTGGTTATGCCTTGGTGAGCGTATCGAAACCCGACGGGACGGTTTGGTTAGCCATGCGACCTGGCTTTGGCCACTGGATGGCCAGTGTAGCTCAGGCGCCATGTTGCTCGACTATTATCCAGCCACGGCAGGCAAACGTGAGGCCAGCCTCAGGGCCGGTACCTTGCTTGAAGGGGAACTGGTCTTTTATCCCTCCAGGGCGCCGCAGCGCGCCATATTGACCCGGTACCAGATTCTGGCACCAGAAGCCGTATCCTGGCCCGCAGCCTCGGCTATGACACCAGAGCAAGCCTTGTTTACGCTGCGGCGCACCTTGCCATGGGAAACTTCAGTGCCCTTGGTGTTGGGCCCATGCAGTTTGCAGCAGACAGAGGACGGCGGTTATTGGCTCAGTGTCGAGGAGCAGCTAATTCCGGTGAAGGGCAGAGACTTGCCACCCTTGGCACAGGGAGACTTGCAAGGGGCCTTTGTCTGCTGGCGTGGTGATGGAGCCGAACTTCTGTCTGTTTGTACCAGTGCCTGGGGGGTGATCTCATGCTAA
- a CDS encoding DUF5691 domain-containing protein: MLNAETLQQDLAQIDELKQRWLIGDGGAPILLPEHWTVPADADDDERTLMALAYCSQYPLLQQPHPPGPRKTLPGLPQLSLSLLPGQCRPAFRQLLALTTTSGSQYQALLALLVSRGFSPHPEDWLPGRQDAELPPEFEPWVCWVTDARDEPLTEESWPDKSPAQRLAALKLLRRRSPDAARDLLASMAASEAADKRLNLYQVLADGLSSADLPLLVSLEKDRSQKVKELANQLQMRLGQGNQQAEDETLTELVTWLSLKPRGLLRRETVLLAPVLKNSVQNRDRCAALKSVSLPLLATGLGMSLEQLLCQWSFADNAGKGLNSPNQALLLNVAASLPEEQVLLVANRLLDWAVEENENPMAELGLLVSRLNEQAKVNLAQTLLSKAPGDLLPNAPYALFSSEWHWLSVAEFSRCKATAELLKQLKTLVQAKDADEVERQLSWVMQQLGLCLNLECAQWLLAETKTLGISPMHPILDYLKFNVSLQLEG; this comes from the coding sequence ATGCTAAATGCTGAAACCCTACAACAGGATCTGGCACAGATTGACGAACTCAAGCAGCGTTGGTTGATAGGTGATGGCGGCGCGCCGATTTTGCTTCCTGAGCATTGGACCGTGCCCGCCGATGCCGACGATGACGAGCGCACCCTGATGGCGCTGGCTTATTGCAGCCAGTATCCCCTGTTGCAACAACCCCATCCCCCCGGGCCGCGTAAAACCTTGCCCGGCTTGCCGCAACTGAGTCTGTCCCTATTACCCGGCCAATGTCGCCCGGCATTCAGGCAGTTACTGGCGCTGACCACCACATCCGGCAGTCAATATCAGGCGCTGTTGGCGCTGCTGGTGAGTCGTGGTTTTTCCCCTCATCCCGAAGACTGGCTGCCCGGTCGACAGGATGCAGAGCTGCCGCCTGAGTTTGAACCTTGGGTTTGCTGGGTTACCGATGCCAGGGATGAACCGCTTACCGAAGAGAGCTGGCCCGATAAAAGCCCGGCACAGAGGCTGGCTGCGCTTAAGCTGCTGCGGCGCCGGTCGCCGGATGCCGCTCGTGATTTGCTGGCAAGCATGGCCGCCTCGGAAGCCGCCGATAAACGCCTGAATCTCTATCAGGTATTGGCAGATGGACTGAGCTCGGCAGACTTGCCCTTATTGGTATCTCTGGAAAAAGACAGATCCCAGAAAGTGAAGGAACTGGCCAATCAATTGCAGATGCGCTTAGGTCAGGGCAACCAGCAAGCGGAGGATGAGACACTCACAGAGCTGGTAACTTGGCTGTCACTGAAACCTCGGGGGCTGCTACGGCGCGAAACTGTGTTGCTTGCTCCTGTGCTGAAAAACAGTGTCCAGAATCGTGACCGCTGCGCCGCACTGAAGAGCGTTTCCTTGCCTTTGCTGGCAACTGGGCTGGGCATGAGTCTGGAGCAGCTTTTGTGCCAGTGGTCCTTTGCCGACAACGCCGGTAAGGGGCTCAATAGCCCCAATCAGGCCTTGCTGCTGAATGTTGCTGCCAGTTTGCCCGAGGAACAGGTGTTGTTGGTGGCCAATCGGCTGCTCGATTGGGCCGTTGAGGAAAATGAAAATCCCATGGCTGAACTGGGTTTATTGGTATCCAGGTTAAACGAGCAAGCCAAGGTCAACCTGGCTCAGACGCTACTGTCCAAGGCTCCCGGCGATCTGCTCCCCAATGCTCCGTACGCACTATTTAGCAGTGAATGGCACTGGCTGAGTGTCGCTGAGTTCAGCCGTTGCAAGGCCACGGCTGAACTGCTTAAACAACTTAAAACCCTGGTACAAGCCAAGGATGCGGACGAGGTGGAACGGCAACTCTCTTGGGTGATGCAACAATTGGGTTTGTGCCTGAACCTCGAGTGTGCTCAGTGGCTGCTGGCCGAGACAAAGACGCTGGGGATATCGCCCATGCACCCAATACTCGACTATTTGAAATTTAACGTAAGTTTGCAACTAGAAGGATGA